In Peromyscus maniculatus bairdii isolate BWxNUB_F1_BW_parent chromosome 21, HU_Pman_BW_mat_3.1, whole genome shotgun sequence, one DNA window encodes the following:
- the Psap gene encoding prosaposin, with product MYALALFASLLVTALTSPVQDPKICAGGSGVLCRDLKTAVDCGALKHCQQMVWSKPTAKSLPCDICKTVVTEAGDLLKNNATQEKILHYLEKTCEWIHDSSLSNSCKETVDSYLPVILDMIKGEMSNPGEVCSALNLCQSLQKHLAEENYQKQLESNKIPEVDMASVVAPFMANIPLLLYPQDRPRSQPQPKVNDDVCQDCVKMVTDIQTAVRTNATFVQGFVEHVKEECDRLGPGMSDMCKNYVDQYSQVAVQMMMHMQPKEICALVGFCDEVKKLPMKTLVPASEALKNIFPGLDLMDSSYEAQNIIFCQACQFVMNKLSELIMNKNTEELIIKAVGTACTLLPPPASTKCTEMVETFGPSLLDILFRQVSPGLCGLVHLCSGSPDSAETLEQPALRIVPAVPKQPEQPRQPALRAHVPQKTGGFCEVCKKLVTYLEHNLEKNSTKEEILAALEKGCSFLPDPYQKECDDFVAEYEPVLVEILVQVMDPSFVCSKIGACPSATKLLLGTEKCVWGPSYWCQNMETAARCNAVDHCKRHVWN from the exons CTCTGACCAGCCCTGTCCAAGACCCGAAGATATGTGCTGGGGGCTCAGGCGTGCTGTGCAGAGACCTGAAGACGGCCGTGGATTGCGGGGCCTTGAAACACTGCCAGCAGATGGTGTGGAGCAAGCCCACAGCG AAATCCCTTCCATGCGACATATGCAAAACTGTTGTCACTGAAGCTGGGGACCTGCTGAAAAACAATGCCACCCAG GAGAAGATCCTTCATTACCTGGAGAAGACCTGTGAGTGGATTCACGACTCCAGCCTGTCGAACTCATGCAAGGAGACGGTGGATTCTTACCTGCCTGTCATCCTGGACATGATCAAGGGGGAGATG AGCAACCCCGGGGAAGTGTGCTCTGCACTCAACCTCTGCCAGTCTCTTCAGAAGCACTTGGCTGAGGAAAACTACCAGAAACAGCTGGAGTCCAACAAGATCCCGGAGGTGGACATGGCCAGCGTGGTTGCCCCCTTCATGGCCAATATCCCTCTCCTGCTGTACCCTCAGGACCGCCCCCGCAGCCAGCCGCAACCCAAG GTCAACGACGATGTCTGCCAGGACTGTGTGAAGATGGTGACTGACATCCAGACTGCTGTGAGGACCAACGCCACCTTTGTCCAGGGCTTCGTGGAGCACGTCAAGGAGGAGTGTGACCGCCTGGGGCCCGGCATGTCTGATATG TGCAAGAACTACGTGGACCAGTACTCTCAGGTGGCCGTCCAGATGATGATGCACATG CAACCCAAGGAAATCTGTGCTCTGGTTGGCTTCTGTGATGAGGTCAAGAAACTACCAATGAAGACCTTGGTCCCCGCCAGTGAGGCCCTCAAGAACATCTTCCCTGGCCTGGACCTCATGGACTCCTCCTATGAG GCCCAGAACATTATCTTCTGCCAGGCTTGCCAGTTTGTGATGAATAAGTTATCCGAACTAATTATGAACAAGAACACTGAG GAACTAATCATTAAAGCTGTGGGCACAGCGTGCACACTGCTCCCCCCTCCTGCTTCGACCAAGTGCACCGAGATGGTGGAAACGTTCGGCCCCTCCCTGCTGGACATCCTTTTCCGTCAGGTGAGCCCAGGCTTGTGTGGCCTGGTCCACCTCTGCTCCGGCAGCCCCGATTCCGCAGAGACGCTTGAGCAGCCGGCCTTGCGCATCGTGCCCGCGGTACCGAAGCAGCCCGAACAGCCCAGGCAGCCTGCCTTGCGCG CGCACGTGCCTCAGAAGACGGGTGGCTTCTGTGAGGTGTGCAAGAAACTGGTCACCTATCTGGAACACAACCTGGAGAAGAACAGCACCAAGGAGGAGATCCTGGCCGCACTTGAGAAGGGCTGCAGCTTCCTGCCTGACCCCTACCAGAAGGAG TGTGACGACTTTGTGGCCGAATATGAGCCCGTCCTGGTGGAAATCCTTGTGCAAGTGATGGACCCTTCCTTTGTGTGCTCG AAAATCGGGGCTTGCCCTTCTGCCACTAAGCTGCTGCTGGGAACTGAGAAGTGTGTCTGGGGCCCCAGCTACTGGTGCCAGAACATGGAGACTGCAGCCAGGTGCAAT gcGGTCGACCATTGCAAACGCCACGTGTGGAACTAG